TGAAACGCCTGGCCTGATAAGGCGGGCTTGTAGCTCACTTGCTGGTAGCAGACCCACAAGTGTCTCCAAGTAGCGGAATAGCAGTACAAGCTGCCGATATAATTCTGAGACATTGTCATCGGTATCCTCCGATCCAGAAGATTGGAGGCTTGGGCTGTCTTCCCCATTATCTAGCTGGATGAGCCAACGTTCAAGCATGATTTCCGACTTCTTAGTGCCCTTGCAAACATTCCAAGGATTCCCGTCCTGATCTTTCAACGTCACTTGCTGGGACGGGCTTAGCCGGGCCAGATCGAGGTATGTCTCTATTACCAGTGGGGGCAAAGACTCGCTTCCGTCAAATGTGGTCCATGGTTTAAGCTCACGCTCCAGTTTCGTGTCTCCAAAGGTTTCGATGTTGAACCAGCTGTTTGTGGTTGGCGGCCCCTCGTCAGCCGCTGGAGCCCCTTTCCAGCCCTTGGAGTGGCAAATAAGGAGCGCTGCCTTTAAAAAGAAGTTATCTATCAGTTCCCAAAGCTGTTTATCTAAGCTTGTTGTCATTACAACTTCTGCTTCAGCATAGCATTGAAAGCGTGTACTAAAAACTGCTTGTAAAGTGTGTCAGAGGTTAAAAACCACCCTTTAATTTCTGGACCAATATGGGATAAACTTCTGATGATAATGAAAACCTACTTGAATGGTGCAGGCCTTGCGAAtagaaagctctttagGCCTTTGGTTCACGATTGCTGACTGTTCAAGAAAGGCTTacttgttgagcttcagaaTCCCTTAGCTTGACGCGCGTTTCGTGTATGACTATATTATTATTTCGTTGCTACATAGCTTTACGTTATCAAAGTCTGTTGAGATGGAGACAAAGTACCAAAAATGCGGCATTGACAAGCCCAAGCGTGAGAGCGCTGCATTTTGAATTTAGCCATAATTCAATGTTCCCATAAATCGTAAAAGAAATCCAAAGTAGTTGCAGAGCTCCAGGCTTGTGTAGGGCTCGAATCGGAGCATAGCGCGCCGTCCTTGTTAGTGAGTTCTGTCAAGCCAGCCCAGGGACTGCCATAGATAAAATTGCGCTGGCCTTCGAATCTGTTATACAGCTGCTGGTAAAGGTAGGAGGATGGCTTGGAGCTGCCTTTGCTTTGGCAGCGCGCATCAGCCGCGAGATGAAACCTGTAAAAGGCGCGCATAAAGTAGCCATAGCACCACACCCATTCAGGGCCTTGGTGATAGTTCCTACCTTTCGAGGTCGCAAAATCGGCCGAATCCTCTCCATTGTTATAGTTGGGGCGATAGTTGTAATCACTGGGATCGAGAGTCCGCATACCCACAGGACCGCGAATTATGCGGTCAGCGTTATCAAGCGCCTGGAGCGCAAGTTCGGGAGTGAACAGCTCTGGAGCAACAGTCATAGCAATGGCGAAATTTGGCCTTAATTGGTAGTCTTCATAAGGCTTTCCAGCCTTGTACAGGTCCTTGTATATGCCCCTTCTGTTGACTAAAGTTTCATCAATGTCATACTCCgaatcttttgaaggatcCGATGGTACAAAGTAttttgcttcaaagttctctTGAACCAAGTTGTTCCATTCCTTGAAAGTGACCTGGCTCCCGTcttccttttcaactttAGTGTATttaaagagctttttctcgTGCAATTCCAAGACGAACCTCAAGGCGCTCTTCAGAAGGCCGCTAATTTCAACGGCAGCTCCGTCCCTTGGAGTACCGGGAACTCCAAAGGAGCCTGCTTTTTCGCTTTCTCCCATTTTATCCATCCAGGTGCCACAGTTGTACTGGGAACCTCCATGAATTAAACCTGTCGACCAGTCCACATGAATCTTGACGTCAAACCCTCGATCGCTCATGACTCTGTCCAGCTGAGGGCCAGCATTAGCTTCCCGGTAACTGATGCCCTTGGCATGTCTGGAAAGGATTTCGAAAATGATGTCTTCAATACTGGTTTCATAAGAGAAAGCACGAGGGTCATCCACGGTGATATAAGTATCATCGAGCGGGAAACGCCTTGGAATCTTTTCACGTAAAATGGATTCTCCATCGGGCGCCATTTTCACGTAATCTTGGATGGATTGTATGAAAAGCCATGTGGCATCGCGCGCATTGTAACGAGGGTTCCGGCCTGCATCCAAAAGGTTGGGGATTAAGCCATGCTTCAGGGTCCTTGCAAATGCTAAGATATGTTGCTTAGCGTCGTCAAATCGAGCTGTCGTGAGAAGTAGACCTCGAAGTGATATAAAAACATCTCTGCCCCAGCACCTCATGTAGTCAGTGGAAAAATGAGGGAGTCCTGCAGCCATACATGGTACATTCTTCTCAGGGATGAGAGAAGTCGAACGCATCTCGGACAACATCTGAACCGAAGTCAATGCTAAGCTCTGAACAAATCTTGTTGAGGACCCAACGTTCTCAGGCATATTTTGAATAGCTCTGAATCTGCAGCACTGATACGCAATTCCGATAACCAATGCGAAATAAGTTGGTACCAAAAATGATGGTAGCTTCTTGACCCGATCAAACCGAGACGCAAGCCACGCTTGCATCTCAGATATTCCTGGCTGCTCCTTGTAGTTTTCTAGCCTTTGAACGACATAATCAAGCGCCCAGTGACCACTTCTCAAATGGTTGCTCATGGGGTGAGCTAGATCATTCGAAAAGATTATCTTGCGTAACACGCTAACCCAGCCTTGGAGGCCGCAATACGTCAGTCGCCCAAAGTCAGGAACATCGTAAACCCCGGAACTTCCTGCACTTATATCGCGCTCCTCTGCATCACACCGGTACAGTAACCCATTGAGGGAGTAAAGATTCAATTGTTCAGATGCCTTCAAGGCACCAGTTGTGAGAAACTTCAGAAGTGTTTCATCAATACCATTCTGTTGCGTCTTGAATACGGCTATTGATCCCTGGGGAAAGCTGTCAGTAATTTCTATAGTAGACTCTCCTAAGTCTTCGTTATAGTCGACTTTAAACCCTGATAATTCTTCTAGCTTGCTAGGAATGCCTTTGATTAtatttttgtcttcaggAACTCCTCCAGCTTTGAGTAAAGAATATGCAAAGCTGAACTCACAACGAGATCCGGtgaatttgattttgggTAGCTTTTGCTCACCTTTCTCACCAAACTTTGTCCGCGCTACCAAAAACCACCCGCTTCCGTTTTTGGCATTATTTCTCTGGAAAGTGATATATTGACCTTCGTGGTGAACATGCATttcagaatcttcaatGTCAGCGCTACCTTGAGCAATTTCGTCTCTAATTTTGTGCAGCTGCGCTCTAGCTACTGAGATGCCGTCATTGGCAGTCACGTCGTAGGTTCTTGCCTCGCCTACCACATCCAATAGGTAGGGAAAGCATTCATCATATCCATAAACAGATCCGATGGCCGATGAGCAGAAACTAACTAACGCAGCATTTGGTAATGTATCTTCTAAAGTCCTCTTTTGAAATGGCGTCTCGTTATCGTGTGTACAGTCCATAAATAGTGCATGAGGCGGTGTGGCAGTTAAATTCTTTGGAATATTGACCTCCGATACGCGCTTGGCGTTATGGATATGGAACTCTTCAACTTGCCTGTTCGTGGGGTAGGCAAAATCATCCAAAGGCATAAACTTATATGAGCCAATTGGTCTTCCTCCGTGTCTATGGACAAGCCTTGAcaattcttcttcagaccACGCCTGCATAGCCTCTcttatcaaagaagatgTTCCAAGTCTCTCCACAAACAAGCAGTCCATGGCCTCGGACCCGGAGAACAGCTCTGCAGCAACATATAGGTTGGGTTTGTGCCTCCTTGCTAAATCCAGATAATACTCGCCCACATGTAAAGGTGTTGAATGGCAATTGTCTATTCTGAACCCATCAAACAGCTTAGCACAAGTTTCAATGTACTCAGACATTTTTTTCCACAAAAACGGTGAGTCTTCGGGTTTGGCCCCATACCTAAGCTTAACACAGTCCCCCCAAACAATAACTTCGCGCCTCAGGtaagcttttgattgagaGGATGCGAAGTCAACTAATGGATTTCCATTCCAAATCCAGCCATTATTGGCCAAGGCGTACTCCTCTCCGTCACTGCCATTAAAACGGGTAAAGTAAGGTTCAGTAAGCGGCGATTTGTCGGTAACAGGGCCAAGTTTGGGGCCATGGTCGTCCACCCTCAAGTATTTGATCCGattgaaaagctgttcaaGGATGTCACCAATGTCTTCATCATACTCTCGGTACAGAGGCAAATTTATTTCATCAACAATCTTTTGCGCTTCCTCCAAGACGGCATCATTTAGCTCGAAACCATATAGGGTTTTCAGGATAGCAACAAACTTAGATCCTTCAAGCCTGTTCGAGAAGCGTTCACCTAAATgaccaaaattttcacaAGAAGCGCTGTCACGAATAAAATTCGCCAACTCAACCAAATCGTTTTTGGCACTGTCGGGAATTTCAACTTGGTCGTGAGAAGCCTGTCTCCAATCATTCTTTACCATATCTAAAGCTTGATTGGCATCAATGACATAATACTCCcacaatttcaaagagcCAAGTACATGAATTTTGATTCCATCcataattttgaaaagatcaTGCGTTGAATTCAATTCCGTGGGGTAGCCAAGCTGCCTCAGTTTCCCGCTGAATTCGAGCAATTGCTTGTCAAGCTCCATTGCCGAAATCAAGTGAGGGGCA
Above is a genomic segment from Lachancea thermotolerans CBS 6340 chromosome A complete sequence containing:
- the GDB1 gene encoding bifunctional 4-alpha-glucanotransferase/amylo-alpha-1,6-glucosidase (highly similar to uniprot|O93808 Saccharomyces cerevisiae YPR184W GDB1 Glycogen debranching enzyme containing glucanotranferase and alpha-1 6-amyloglucosidase activities required for glycogen degradation), whose translation is MERQLLLRVSGKGEPVVSCSYGQGVLTLPSLPVYDGYDESSPLFTVKLVIPGGSPVARDGLVWTNCPVDAKTPFVRDKFNKKEIKATFHQDHHVELPVFRPGPFCFYFSFRNDRDELETTRRFYFVVPPSLYIDDRYIPLNSLTMQSVVSKWMGSDWDKIFGKIASKGYNLIHFTPLQKRGDSNSPYSIYDQLEFDPAFFPNNIDDVSKMVLKLHKEHGILAMTDVVLNHTANNSPWLREHPDSGYNHKTAPHLISAMELDKQLLEFSGKLRQLGYPTELNSTHDLFKIMDGIKIHVLGSLKLWEYYVIDANQALDMVKNDWRQASHDQVEIPDSAKNDLVELANFIRDSASCENFGHLGERFSNRLEGSKFVAILKTLYGFELNDAVLEEAQKIVDEINLPLYREYDEDIGDILEQLFNRIKYLRVDDHGPKLGPVTDKSPLTEPYFTRFNGSDGEEYALANNGWIWNGNPLVDFASSQSKAYLRREVIVWGDCVKLRYGAKPEDSPFLWKKMSEYIETCAKLFDGFRIDNCHSTPLHVGEYYLDLARRHKPNLYVAAELFSGSEAMDCLFVERLGTSSLIREAMQAWSEEELSRLVHRHGGRPIGSYKFMPLDDFAYPTNRQVEEFHIHNAKRVSEVNIPKNLTATPPHALFMDCTHDNETPFQKRTLEDTLPNAALVSFCSSAIGSVYGYDECFPYLLDVVGEARTYDVTANDGISVARAQLHKIRDEIAQGSADIEDSEMHVHHEGQYITFQRNNAKNGSGWFLVARTKFGEKGEQKLPKIKFTGSRCEFSFAYSLLKAGGVPEDKNIIKGIPSKLEELSGFKVDYNEDLGESTIEITDSFPQGSIAVFKTQQNGIDETLLKFLTTGALKASEQLNLYSLNGLLYRCDAEERDISAGSSGVYDVPDFGRLTYCGLQGWVSVLRKIIFSNDLAHPMSNHLRSGHWALDYVVQRLENYKEQPGISEMQAWLASRFDRVKKLPSFLVPTYFALVIGIAYQCCRFRAIQNMPENVGSSTRFVQSLALTSVQMLSEMRSTSLIPEKNVPCMAAGLPHFSTDYMRCWGRDVFISLRGLLLTTARFDDAKQHILAFARTLKHGLIPNLLDAGRNPRYNARDATWLFIQSIQDYVKMAPDGESILREKIPRRFPLDDTYITVDDPRAFSYETSIEDIIFEILSRHAKGISYREANAGPQLDRVMSDRGFDVKIHVDWSTGLIHGGSQYNCGTWMDKMGESEKAGSFGVPGTPRDGAAVEISGLLKSALRFVLELHEKKLFKYTKVEKEDGSQVTFKEWNNLVQENFEAKYFVPSDPSKDSEYDIDETLVNRRGIYKDLYKAGKPYEDYQLRPNFAIAMTVAPELFTPELALQALDNADRIIRGPVGMRTLDPSDYNYRPNYNNGEDSADFATSKGRNYHQGPEWVWCYGYFMRAFYRFHLAADARCQSKGSSKPSSYLYQQLYNRFEGQRNFIYGSPWAGLTELTNKDGALCSDSSPTQAWSSATTLDFFYDLWEH